Proteins from a genomic interval of Mycobacterium conspicuum:
- a CDS encoding S1C family serine protease: protein MTNHPRYSPPPQQPGYGAGPNQPVPPAYAQGQQAQQPGYNTQFDWRYQQPQSQYRQPYEPFSATGPGRVPGGTGTGPIPRGTGQGPIPGMLPPMPGPVPQKRSRAGVLTAGAVAIAVISAGIGGAAATVVELGTHAAGSNGGGLMTGAAPSVPAANTPPGSVEQVAAKVVPSVVMLETDLGRQSEEGSGIILSADGLIMTNNHVVAAAANPKGAGGPGSPGAPGSPGGPGGPGGPGGPGGPGGPGGPGGPGGPGGGAPKTTVTFSDGRTAPFTVVGTDPTSDIAVVRVQGVSGLNPISLGSSSDLKVGQPVMAVGSPLGLAGTVTTGIVSALNRPVSTTGESGNQNTVLDAVQTDAAINPGNSGGALVNMQGQLVGVNSAIATLGADSGDAQSGSIGLGFAIPVDQAKRIADELIATGKASHASLGVQVTTDKGTPGAKVMDVVQGGAAASAGVPKGVVVTKVDDRPINSADALVAAVRSRAPGDKVTLTYQDPNGGGRTVPVTLGKAEQ from the coding sequence ATGACGAATCACCCGAGGTATTCGCCACCGCCGCAGCAGCCGGGATACGGTGCTGGGCCCAATCAGCCGGTACCCCCGGCGTATGCCCAGGGGCAGCAGGCGCAGCAGCCCGGCTACAACACCCAGTTCGACTGGCGTTATCAACAGCCGCAGTCGCAGTACCGCCAGCCCTATGAGCCGTTCAGTGCGACCGGCCCGGGGCGGGTGCCCGGTGGCACCGGGACGGGTCCGATTCCCCGCGGCACCGGCCAGGGCCCGATCCCGGGGATGCTTCCGCCCATGCCGGGTCCGGTACCTCAAAAGCGTTCTCGCGCAGGCGTTTTGACCGCCGGTGCGGTGGCGATCGCGGTCATCTCCGCCGGCATCGGCGGGGCGGCGGCGACGGTGGTGGAGCTGGGCACGCACGCCGCGGGCAGCAACGGTGGCGGGCTGATGACCGGCGCGGCGCCCAGCGTTCCGGCGGCGAACACGCCGCCGGGCAGCGTGGAGCAGGTGGCCGCCAAGGTGGTGCCCAGCGTCGTCATGCTGGAGACCGACCTCGGTCGCCAGTCGGAGGAGGGATCCGGCATCATCTTGTCGGCCGACGGGCTGATCATGACCAACAACCACGTCGTCGCGGCCGCCGCCAACCCCAAGGGCGCCGGTGGCCCCGGTAGCCCCGGCGCCCCCGGTAGTCCTGGTGGCCCCGGTGGCCCGGGTGGTCCCGGTGGCCCGGGCGGACCCGGTGGACCCGGTGGCCCCGGTGGTCCGGGTGGTCCGGGTGGTGGTGCACCCAAGACGACCGTGACCTTCTCCGACGGACGCACCGCGCCGTTCACGGTGGTGGGCACCGATCCCACCAGTGACATCGCCGTCGTGCGCGTGCAGGGCGTCTCCGGGCTCAACCCGATTTCGTTGGGCTCGTCGTCGGATCTGAAGGTGGGCCAGCCGGTGATGGCGGTCGGATCGCCGCTCGGCCTGGCCGGCACGGTGACCACCGGGATCGTCAGCGCGCTGAACCGGCCGGTGTCGACGACCGGTGAGTCCGGCAACCAGAACACGGTGCTGGACGCGGTTCAGACCGACGCCGCGATCAACCCGGGCAACTCGGGCGGTGCGCTGGTCAACATGCAGGGTCAGTTGGTGGGCGTCAACTCCGCCATCGCCACCCTCGGCGCCGATTCGGGTGACGCGCAGAGCGGCTCGATCGGCCTCGGCTTTGCGATTCCGGTCGATCAGGCCAAGCGCATCGCCGACGAATTGATTGCGACCGGCAAGGCGAGTCACGCCTCGCTCGGCGTGCAGGTGACCACCGACAAGGGCACCCCCGGCGCCAAGGTGATGGACGTGGTGCAGGGTGGGGCGGCCGCGAGCGCGGGCGTGCCCAAGGGTGTGGTGGTGACCAAGGTCGACGACCGCCCCATCAACAGCGCCGACGCGTTGGTGGCCGCGGTCCGGTCCAGGGCGCCGGGCGACAAGGTGACGTTGACCTATCAGGATCCCAACGG
- a CDS encoding acyl-CoA dehydrogenase family protein — MSIWNTPEREELRKTVRSFTEREILPHADEWERAGELPRELHRRAGAAGLLGANFPEAVGGGGGDGVDSVVICEEVHQSGAPAGVFASLFTCGIAVPHMIAAGDQRQIEQFVRPTLAGEKIGALAITEPGGGSDVGHLRTSAVLDGDHYVVNGAKTYITSGVRADYVVTAVRTGGPGAAGVSLLVVEKGTPGFEVSRKLDKMGWRSSDTAELSFVDARVPAANLVGPENSGFLQIAQAFVSERIGLAAQAYSSAQRCLDITAQWCRDRETFGRPLISRQSVQNTLAEMARRIDVARVYARSVVERQLAGDTNLIAQVCFAKNTAVEAGEWVANQAVQLFGGMGYMAESEVERQYRDMRILGIGGGTTEILTALAAKTLGYQS, encoded by the coding sequence GTGAGCATCTGGAACACGCCCGAGCGCGAAGAACTGCGAAAGACGGTGCGCTCGTTCACCGAACGCGAGATCCTGCCGCACGCCGACGAGTGGGAGCGCGCCGGCGAGCTGCCCCGCGAACTGCACCGGCGGGCCGGGGCGGCCGGGTTGCTGGGCGCGAACTTTCCCGAAGCCGTCGGCGGGGGCGGCGGGGACGGCGTCGACTCGGTCGTCATCTGCGAAGAGGTGCACCAATCCGGTGCGCCCGCAGGGGTTTTCGCGTCGCTGTTCACCTGCGGCATCGCGGTGCCGCACATGATCGCCGCGGGCGATCAGCGGCAGATCGAGCAGTTCGTGCGGCCCACGCTGGCCGGGGAGAAGATCGGGGCGCTGGCCATCACCGAACCCGGCGGCGGCTCCGATGTCGGGCATCTGCGGACTTCGGCGGTCTTGGACGGTGATCACTACGTCGTCAACGGCGCCAAGACCTACATCACCTCCGGCGTCCGCGCGGACTACGTCGTGACCGCGGTGCGCACCGGCGGCCCCGGCGCGGCAGGGGTTTCGCTGCTGGTGGTGGAGAAGGGCACGCCGGGCTTTGAGGTCAGCCGCAAGCTGGACAAGATGGGCTGGCGGTCTTCGGACACCGCCGAGCTGTCCTTCGTCGACGCCCGCGTGCCCGCGGCCAATCTGGTCGGCCCCGAGAACAGCGGGTTCCTGCAGATTGCCCAGGCGTTTGTGTCCGAGCGGATCGGCCTTGCCGCACAGGCGTATTCGAGTGCACAGCGGTGCCTGGACATCACCGCCCAGTGGTGTCGCGACCGCGAGACGTTCGGCCGCCCCCTAATCAGCCGCCAGTCGGTGCAGAACACGCTGGCCGAAATGGCCCGCCGGATCGATGTGGCCCGGGTGTATGCGCGCAGCGTGGTGGAGCGCCAGTTGGCCGGCGACACCAACCTGATCGCGCAGGTGTGCTTCGCCAAGAACACGGCGGTGGAAGCCGGCGAATGGGTGGCCAACCAGGCGGTCCAGTTGTTCGGCGGCATGGGCTACATGGCCGAATCCGAAGTCGAACGCCAATACCGGGACATGCGCATCCTGGGCATCGGCGGAGGGACCACGGAAATTTTGACCGCACTGGCCGCCAAGACGCTGGGATATCAATCGTGA
- a CDS encoding HAMP domain-containing sensor histidine kinase — protein sequence MVSFRRRRRAPLRPASSLSLRWRVMLLAMSMVAMVVVLMALAVYAVISNALYSDIDNQLQSRAQLLIASGSLAADPGKAIEGTAYSDVNAMLVNPGHSIFKAQQPGETLPVGEPEKAVIHGQLFMSRRTAADQRILAIHLPSGSSLLISKSLRPTQAVMTKLRWVLLMVGGIGVAVAAVAGGMVTRAGLRPVGRLTEAAERVARTDDLRPIPVFGSDELSRLTEAFNLMLRALAESRERQARLVTDAGHELRTPLTSLRTNVELLMAAMEPGAPRLPEQEMVDLRADVIAQIEELSTLVGDLVDLTRDSGGQVVHEPVDMSEVIDRSLERVRRRRNDIHFDVSVIGWQVYGDAAGLSRAALNLMDNAAKWSPPGGRVGVTLRQLDPSHAELVVSDQGPGIPPHERRLVFERFYRSTTARAMPGSGLGLAIVKQVVLNHGGSLRIEDTVPGGQPPGTSIYVLLPGRPMSKTPEAEPEIAPAGEGTNSRDSANVISVDSQSARAT from the coding sequence ATGGTGTCGTTCCGCCGGCGTCGGCGCGCACCGCTGCGGCCTGCCAGTTCGCTGTCGCTGCGGTGGCGGGTCATGCTGCTGGCGATGTCGATGGTGGCGATGGTCGTCGTGCTGATGGCACTGGCCGTCTACGCGGTCATCTCCAACGCGCTCTACAGCGATATCGATAACCAGCTGCAGAGCCGGGCGCAGCTGCTGATCGCCAGCGGATCGCTGGCGGCCGATCCCGGCAAGGCTATCGAGGGCACCGCCTATTCCGATGTCAACGCGATGCTGGTCAATCCGGGGCACTCGATCTTCAAGGCGCAACAGCCGGGCGAGACGTTGCCGGTCGGGGAGCCGGAGAAGGCGGTCATCCACGGTCAGTTGTTCATGTCGCGGCGCACCGCGGCGGATCAACGCATACTCGCCATTCACCTGCCCAGCGGCAGCTCGCTGCTGATCTCCAAGAGCCTGCGGCCCACCCAAGCGGTGATGACGAAGCTGCGCTGGGTGCTGCTGATGGTCGGCGGCATCGGTGTCGCGGTCGCCGCGGTGGCCGGGGGAATGGTCACCCGGGCCGGGCTGCGCCCGGTGGGCCGGCTGACCGAGGCCGCCGAACGGGTGGCCCGCACCGACGACCTGCGGCCCATCCCGGTGTTCGGAAGTGACGAATTGTCCAGGCTGACAGAGGCTTTCAACTTGATGCTGCGGGCGCTGGCCGAGTCGCGGGAACGGCAGGCGCGGTTGGTCACCGACGCCGGCCATGAATTGCGAACACCGCTGACCTCGCTACGCACCAACGTCGAATTGCTCATGGCCGCAATGGAACCCGGAGCACCGCGGCTGCCGGAACAGGAGATGGTCGACCTGCGCGCCGATGTGATCGCCCAGATCGAAGAGTTGTCCACGTTGGTGGGCGACTTGGTGGACCTCACCAGGGACTCCGGCGGCCAGGTGGTGCACGAGCCCGTCGACATGTCCGAGGTCATCGATCGCAGCCTGGAACGAGTCAGGCGTCGGCGCAACGACATTCACTTCGACGTCTCGGTGATCGGATGGCAGGTCTACGGTGACGCCGCCGGGCTGTCGCGCGCGGCGCTGAACCTCATGGACAACGCGGCCAAGTGGAGCCCGCCGGGCGGCCGCGTCGGCGTCACGCTGCGCCAACTGGACCCGTCGCACGCCGAGCTGGTGGTCTCCGACCAAGGCCCCGGCATTCCACCGCACGAGCGGCGCCTGGTGTTCGAACGGTTCTACCGTTCGACGACCGCGCGGGCGATGCCGGGCTCAGGCCTTGGGCTGGCGATCGTCAAACAGGTGGTGCTCAACCACGGCGGATCATTGCGCATCGAAGACACCGTGCCCGGGGGGCAGCCGCCTGGGACGTCGATCTATGTCCTGCTGCCGGGCCGGCCGATGTCCAAAACCCCGGAGGCCGAACCGGAGATCGCCCCGGCTGGGGAGGGCACGAACTCTCGGGATTCGGCGAACGTTATCTCAGTGGACTCTCAGTCCGCGCGGGCAACCTAG
- the rpmF gene encoding 50S ribosomal protein L32, producing MATPKRRMSRANTRSRRAQWKATKTELVGVTVAGQKHKVPRRLLKAARLGLIDLDRR from the coding sequence ATGGCGACCCCCAAGCGCAGGATGTCGCGCGCGAATACCCGCAGCCGGCGCGCGCAGTGGAAGGCGACCAAGACCGAGCTGGTCGGTGTGACGGTGGCCGGGCAAAAGCACAAAGTGCCTCGTAGGCTGCTCAAGGCCGCCCGCCTCGGCCTCATCGATCTGGACCGCCGTTAA
- the mprA gene encoding two-component system response regulator MprA: MRILVVDDDRAVRESLRRSLSFNGYSVELAHDGVEALEMIANDRPDALVLDVMMPRLDGLEVCRQLRSTGDDLPILVLTARDSVSERVAGLDAGADDYLPKPFALEELLARMRALLRRTKPEDEDAESVAMVFSDLALDPVTREVTRGQRRISLTRTEFSLLEMLIANPRRVLTRSRILEEVWGFDFPTSGNALEVYVGYLRRKTEADGEPRLIHTVRGVGYVLRETPP, translated from the coding sequence GTGCGGATACTTGTCGTCGACGACGATCGCGCAGTGCGCGAGTCGCTGCGCAGGTCGCTGTCCTTCAATGGCTACTCGGTGGAGCTGGCCCACGACGGGGTCGAGGCCCTCGAGATGATCGCCAATGACCGGCCCGACGCGCTGGTGCTGGACGTGATGATGCCGCGCCTGGACGGGCTGGAAGTGTGCCGACAGCTGCGCAGCACCGGCGATGACCTACCCATCCTGGTGCTCACGGCGCGCGACTCGGTCTCCGAGCGGGTGGCCGGGCTGGACGCCGGCGCCGACGACTATCTGCCAAAGCCGTTCGCGCTCGAAGAGCTGTTGGCGCGGATGCGGGCCCTGTTGCGCCGCACCAAGCCCGAAGACGAAGACGCCGAGTCCGTCGCGATGGTGTTCTCCGATCTGGCCCTGGACCCGGTGACCCGCGAGGTCACCCGCGGGCAACGACGGATCAGCCTGACCCGCACGGAATTCTCGTTGCTGGAGATGCTGATCGCCAACCCGCGTCGGGTCCTCACCCGCAGCCGCATTCTCGAGGAGGTGTGGGGATTCGACTTCCCCACATCGGGCAATGCGCTGGAGGTGTATGTCGGGTACCTGCGCCGCAAGACCGAGGCCGACGGTGAGCCGCGGCTGATCCACACGGTGCGCGGCGTCGGTTATGTGCTCAGGGAGACGCCCCCGTAA
- a CDS encoding acetyl/propionyl/methylcrotonyl-CoA carboxylase subunit alpha, which yields MITRVLVANRGEIARRVFATCRRLGLGTVAVYTDPDAAAPHVAEADARVRLPNANDYLNAEALIAAARAAGADALHPGYGFLSENAEFAAAVQDAGLTWVGPPVDAVRAMGSKIESKKLMAAAGVPVLDELDPDTVTEAQLPVLIKASAGGGGRGMRVVRELSALPAEVAAAQREAQAAFGEETVFCERYLPTGHHIEVQVMADGHGTVWAVGERECSIQRRHQKVIEEAPSPLVERTPGMRAKLFDAARLAASAIGYTGAGTVEFLADDSGEFYFLEMNTRLQVEHPVTEETTGLDLVELQLMVAEGGRLDTEPPAAQGHSIEARLYAEDPAQGWQPQAGVVHTIDVPSVRAEFGSLGRRTGIRLDSGIVDGSVVSIHYDPMLAKVISYAPTRRKAALALAHALARTRLHGLKTNRALLVNVLRHPAFLDGATDTAFFETHGLEELAAPLADDATVRVSAIAAALADAAHNRAVTPVFGSIPSGWRNLASGYQVKAYHDDAGAEHRIEYRFTRTGLVLPDDDAVQLVSCTPDEVALADGGGVACSYAVRRYGDDVYVDSARGPVHLVALPRFPEPGSAVEPGSLVAPMPGNVIRLGAAAGDTVTAGQPLIWLEAMKMEHTITAPADGVLAELNVTTGQQVEVGAVLARVEAPETEGDSA from the coding sequence ATGATCACTCGAGTGCTGGTTGCCAACCGCGGCGAGATCGCCCGACGGGTGTTCGCCACCTGCCGACGACTCGGTTTGGGCACCGTCGCCGTCTACACCGACCCGGACGCGGCCGCGCCGCACGTCGCCGAGGCCGATGCACGGGTGCGACTGCCGAACGCCAACGACTATCTGAACGCCGAGGCGCTGATCGCGGCCGCGCGGGCGGCCGGCGCCGACGCTCTGCACCCCGGTTACGGATTCCTTTCGGAGAACGCCGAATTCGCGGCCGCGGTGCAAGATGCCGGCCTGACGTGGGTCGGCCCGCCGGTGGACGCGGTGCGCGCGATGGGCTCCAAGATCGAATCCAAGAAGCTGATGGCGGCCGCCGGAGTGCCGGTGCTTGACGAGCTCGACCCCGACACCGTCACCGAAGCCCAGCTTCCGGTGCTGATCAAGGCGTCCGCGGGCGGCGGGGGACGCGGCATGCGGGTGGTGCGCGAATTGTCGGCGCTGCCCGCCGAGGTCGCCGCGGCCCAGCGCGAAGCACAGGCCGCGTTCGGCGAGGAGACCGTCTTCTGCGAGCGATACCTGCCCACCGGGCACCACATCGAGGTGCAGGTGATGGCCGACGGCCACGGCACCGTGTGGGCCGTCGGGGAACGCGAATGCTCGATTCAGCGCCGCCACCAAAAGGTCATCGAAGAGGCGCCGTCACCATTGGTGGAACGCACACCGGGCATGCGGGCCAAGCTGTTCGACGCCGCGCGGCTGGCCGCGAGCGCGATCGGCTACACCGGCGCGGGAACCGTCGAGTTCCTCGCCGACGATAGCGGCGAGTTCTACTTCCTCGAGATGAACACCCGGCTGCAGGTCGAACACCCGGTCACCGAGGAGACCACCGGTCTCGATTTGGTGGAACTGCAGCTCATGGTCGCCGAGGGCGGCCGACTCGATACCGAACCGCCCGCCGCCCAAGGCCATTCGATCGAGGCCCGGCTGTATGCCGAGGATCCGGCGCAGGGTTGGCAGCCCCAGGCCGGCGTGGTGCACACGATCGACGTGCCCTCGGTGCGCGCCGAGTTCGGCTCGCTGGGACGGCGGACCGGGATCCGGCTGGATTCCGGCATCGTCGACGGGTCGGTGGTGTCGATCCACTATGACCCGATGCTCGCCAAGGTCATCTCGTACGCGCCGACCCGCCGGAAGGCGGCGCTGGCGCTGGCCCACGCGCTGGCCCGCACCCGTCTGCACGGACTGAAGACCAACCGCGCGTTGCTGGTCAACGTGCTGCGCCATCCCGCGTTCCTCGACGGCGCCACCGACACAGCGTTTTTCGAGACGCACGGGCTCGAGGAGCTCGCGGCGCCGCTGGCCGACGACGCAACGGTGCGGGTGTCGGCGATCGCCGCCGCCCTGGCCGACGCCGCGCACAACCGCGCCGTCACCCCGGTGTTCGGCTCGATCCCCAGCGGCTGGCGGAATCTGGCGTCGGGTTATCAAGTCAAGGCCTATCACGACGACGCCGGTGCCGAGCATCGCATCGAATACCGGTTCACCCGAACCGGATTGGTGCTGCCCGACGACGACGCGGTGCAGCTGGTGTCCTGCACGCCCGACGAGGTCGCGCTCGCCGATGGTGGCGGGGTGGCCTGCAGTTACGCGGTGCGGCGCTACGGCGACGACGTGTACGTCGACTCGGCGCGCGGGCCGGTGCACCTGGTCGCGCTGCCACGCTTCCCGGAGCCGGGTTCCGCGGTGGAACCCGGATCGCTGGTAGCACCGATGCCGGGCAACGTCATCCGTCTGGGCGCGGCGGCCGGCGACACCGTCACCGCGGGGCAGCCGCTGATCTGGTTGGAGGCGATGAAGATGGAACACACCATCACCGCCCCGGCCGACGGGGTGCTCGCCGAACTCAACGTCACGACCGGACAACAAGTCGAGGTCGGCGCCGTCCTAGCAAGGGTGGAAGCGCCGGAAACAGAAGGGGATTCAGCATGA
- a CDS encoding acyclic terpene utilization AtuA family protein, whose protein sequence is MRIANCSGFYGDRLSAMREMLTGGEVDYVTGDYLAELTMLILGRDKMKHPERGYAKTFLTQLEESLGLARDRGVRIVANAGGLNPAGLADAVRALADRLGIDARIAHVEGDDLLPRAAELGLGTPLTANAYLGAWGIVDCLNDGADVVVTGRVTDASVIVGAAAAHFGWGRADYDRLAGAVVAGHVIECGVQATGGNYAFFTEVPDLSYPGFPLAEVRDDGSSVITKHPGTGGLVSVDTVTAQLLYEITGARYANPDVTARMDSIELFDDGPDRVRISGVIGEPPPPTLKVSLNSIGGFRNAMTFVLTGLDIEAKAELVRRQLESGLTVKPAELQWTLARTDHADADTEEAASALLHCVVRDPDPANVGRQFSSAAVELALASYPGFSVTAPPGDGQVYGVFTAGYVDATKVPHVAVHADGTRTSIPCATETLELAPADAPPLPEPLPAGPTRRVPLGLIAGARSGDKGGSANVGVWVRTEDQWRWLAHTLTVELLKELLPETADLDVTRHVLPNLRALNFVIDGILGQGVAYQARFDPQAKGLGEWLRSRHVDIPEILL, encoded by the coding sequence GTGCGCATCGCGAACTGCTCGGGCTTCTACGGCGACCGGCTGTCGGCCATGCGTGAGATGCTCACCGGCGGTGAGGTCGACTACGTCACCGGCGACTACCTGGCCGAGCTGACCATGCTGATTCTGGGCCGCGACAAGATGAAGCATCCCGAGCGCGGCTATGCCAAGACGTTTTTGACCCAGCTCGAAGAGTCTTTGGGGCTGGCCCGCGACCGCGGGGTGCGCATCGTCGCCAACGCGGGCGGCCTGAATCCGGCGGGGCTGGCGGACGCGGTGCGGGCGCTGGCCGACCGCCTGGGCATCGACGCCCGGATCGCCCACGTCGAAGGCGACGACCTGCTCCCCCGCGCCGCGGAGCTCGGGCTGGGCACGCCGCTGACCGCCAACGCGTATCTGGGCGCGTGGGGCATCGTTGACTGCCTCAACGACGGCGCCGACGTCGTCGTCACCGGACGGGTCACCGACGCCTCGGTGATCGTCGGGGCGGCGGCCGCGCACTTCGGTTGGGGCCGCGCCGATTACGACCGGCTCGCCGGCGCCGTGGTCGCCGGGCACGTCATCGAATGCGGCGTGCAGGCCACCGGCGGCAATTACGCGTTCTTCACCGAGGTGCCCGACTTGAGTTACCCCGGCTTTCCGCTGGCCGAGGTGCGTGACGACGGCTCGTCGGTGATCACCAAGCATCCGGGCACCGGCGGCCTGGTCAGCGTGGACACGGTCACCGCCCAGCTGCTCTACGAGATCACCGGCGCCCGCTACGCCAACCCGGACGTCACCGCCCGGATGGACAGCATCGAGCTGTTTGATGACGGCCCCGATCGGGTGCGCATCAGCGGTGTGATCGGCGAACCGCCCCCGCCCACGCTGAAGGTGTCGCTGAACAGCATCGGCGGGTTCCGCAACGCCATGACTTTCGTGTTGACCGGCCTGGACATCGAGGCCAAGGCCGAGCTGGTGCGACGACAGCTGGAATCCGGCTTGACCGTCAAACCCGCCGAACTGCAGTGGACCCTGGCCCGCACCGACCACGCCGACGCCGACACCGAAGAAGCGGCCAGCGCACTGCTGCACTGCGTCGTCCGTGATCCCGACCCCGCCAATGTCGGACGCCAGTTCTCCTCTGCCGCAGTCGAATTGGCGCTGGCGAGCTATCCGGGCTTCAGCGTCACCGCGCCGCCCGGCGACGGCCAGGTATACGGCGTGTTCACCGCCGGCTATGTCGACGCCACCAAGGTGCCGCATGTCGCCGTGCACGCCGACGGGACTCGGACCTCCATCCCCTGCGCCACCGAGACGTTGGAGCTGGCTCCCGCCGACGCGCCGCCGTTGCCCGAGCCGTTGCCCGCCGGTCCGACCCGGCGCGTGCCGCTGGGCCTGATCGCCGGCGCCCGCAGCGGCGACAAGGGCGGCTCGGCCAACGTCGGCGTCTGGGTCCGCACCGAGGACCAATGGCGTTGGCTGGCCCACACATTGACCGTCGAGCTGCTCAAGGAGTTGCTTCCCGAGACGGCCGACCTCGACGTCACCCGCCACGTGCTGCCCAACCTGCGGGCACTGAATTTCGTCATCGACGGCATCCTGGGCCAGGGTGTCGCCTATCAAGCGCGCTTCGACCCGCAGGCCAAGGGGCTGGGCGAATGGCTGCGCAGCCGACACGTCGACATCCCGGAGATTTTGTTGTGA
- a CDS encoding CDGP domain-containing protein encodes MKHCIVGALVALLVACGLIAAAPPASAGCQYGGLVISKCDAPVQPDGTWQRCVVFSHTAGGGASTYLVPERRCDQMGPGLQPWGLAFADPPTHIDG; translated from the coding sequence ATGAAGCATTGCATCGTTGGAGCGCTGGTTGCGCTGCTAGTGGCGTGCGGGCTGATCGCCGCGGCGCCGCCGGCCAGCGCGGGCTGTCAGTACGGCGGGCTGGTCATCAGCAAGTGCGATGCGCCCGTCCAGCCCGACGGCACCTGGCAGCGTTGCGTCGTCTTCAGTCACACGGCCGGCGGCGGCGCCAGCACCTACCTGGTGCCCGAGCGGCGCTGCGATCAGATGGGCCCTGGCCTGCAACCTTGGGGCCTGGCCTTCGCCGACCCGCCCACGCACATCGACGGCTGA
- a CDS encoding acyl-CoA carboxylase subunit beta: MTVLQSTLDPHSDTYTEAASAATARLDEIGAELAKALEGGGAKYVERHHARGKLTARERIELLVDPDSPFLELSPLAAYGSAFQIGASTVVGIGAVSGVECLIVANDPTVKGGTSNPWTLRKILRANQIAQQNRLPVISLVESGGADLPTQKEIFVPGGQMFRDLTRLSAAGIPTIALVFGNSTAGGAYIPGMSDHVVMIKERSKVFLAGPPLVKMATGEESDDESLGGAEMHARISGLADYFAHDELDAIRIGRRIVGRLNWVKLGPKPRPVAEPLFDAEELIGIVPADLRIPFDPREVIARIVDGSEFDEFKPLYGSALVTGWAQLHGYPIGILANSRGVLFSEESQKATQFIQLANRSDTPLLFLHNTTGYMVGKDYEEGGMIKHGSMMINAVSNSTVPHISLIIGASYGAGHYGMCGRAYDPRFLFAWPSAKSAVMGGAQLAGVLSIVARAAAEARGQQVDEEADAAMRAAVEGQIEAESLPMVLSGMLYDDGVIDPRDTRTVLGMCLSAIANAPIKGTSNFGVFRM; this comes from the coding sequence GTGACCGTCCTGCAGTCCACCCTCGACCCTCATTCGGATACCTACACCGAGGCCGCGTCGGCGGCGACCGCCAGGCTCGACGAGATCGGCGCCGAACTCGCCAAAGCGCTTGAGGGCGGCGGCGCCAAGTACGTCGAGCGCCACCACGCCCGCGGCAAACTGACCGCGCGGGAACGCATCGAGCTGCTCGTCGACCCGGACTCGCCGTTCCTGGAACTGAGCCCGCTGGCGGCGTACGGCAGCGCCTTCCAGATCGGCGCCAGCACCGTCGTCGGCATCGGCGCGGTCAGCGGCGTCGAATGCCTGATCGTCGCCAACGACCCGACGGTCAAGGGCGGCACCAGCAACCCGTGGACGCTGCGAAAGATACTGCGGGCCAACCAGATCGCCCAGCAGAACCGGTTGCCGGTGATCTCACTGGTGGAATCCGGTGGCGCCGACCTGCCCACTCAGAAGGAGATTTTCGTCCCGGGCGGGCAGATGTTTCGCGACCTCACCCGCCTATCGGCGGCCGGAATCCCTACCATCGCACTGGTATTCGGCAACTCCACCGCGGGCGGCGCCTACATACCCGGGATGTCCGACCACGTGGTGATGATCAAGGAGCGGTCCAAAGTGTTCCTGGCCGGGCCCCCGCTGGTGAAGATGGCCACCGGCGAGGAGTCTGACGACGAATCGCTCGGCGGCGCCGAAATGCATGCCCGCATATCGGGTTTGGCCGACTACTTCGCGCACGACGAACTGGACGCGATCCGCATCGGCCGCCGCATCGTGGGCCGGCTGAACTGGGTCAAACTCGGGCCGAAGCCGAGGCCGGTCGCCGAGCCGCTGTTCGACGCCGAGGAGCTGATCGGCATCGTCCCCGCGGATCTACGCATCCCGTTCGATCCGCGTGAGGTGATCGCCCGCATCGTCGACGGCTCCGAATTCGACGAGTTCAAGCCGCTGTACGGATCCGCGCTGGTGACCGGTTGGGCCCAGCTCCACGGCTATCCGATCGGCATCCTGGCCAACTCACGCGGCGTGTTGTTCAGCGAGGAATCGCAGAAGGCGACCCAGTTCATCCAGCTGGCCAACCGCTCGGACACGCCACTGCTGTTCCTGCACAACACCACCGGCTACATGGTGGGCAAGGACTACGAAGAGGGCGGCATGATCAAGCACGGCTCGATGATGATCAACGCCGTGTCCAACTCCACCGTCCCGCACATCTCGCTGATCATCGGCGCGTCGTACGGGGCCGGCCACTACGGCATGTGTGGGCGCGCCTACGACCCGCGCTTCCTGTTCGCCTGGCCCAGCGCCAAATCCGCGGTGATGGGCGGCGCCCAGCTGGCGGGCGTGCTCTCGATCGTGGCCCGGGCCGCCGCGGAAGCGCGCGGGCAGCAGGTCGACGAGGAGGCCGACGCGGCCATGCGGGCCGCCGTGGAGGGCCAGATCGAAGCCGAGTCACTGCCGATGGTGTTGTCCGGGATGCTCTACGACGACGGGGTGATCGATCCGCGCGACACCCGCACCGTGCTGGGAATGTGTCTGTCCGCCATCGCCAACGCGCCGATCAAGGGGACGTCGAACTTCGGCGTCTTCAGGATGTGA